From the genome of Eublepharis macularius isolate TG4126 chromosome 4, MPM_Emac_v1.0, whole genome shotgun sequence:
AACCAGTAGTGATCTGTCCACAACAAGGGGGTCTGCTTCAGTCCCCCCACCCTCAGATCACCCAGAACAAAACACCCCATTGAGAGTCTGCCCTGCGCAGGAAGTGGGGCCTGTTATTACCTGAGTCGGGCTGTGGTTGTCACGGAGGCCATGAAACCCTGAACAGCTCCCAACAAGTTAGCCTCTGCCTGGTCATTAATGTTCCCCATAGCAACCAGCCTAAGTTACTATGCCGCAAGATCTCTTCAAGGTCTCTAATTTTGTTCCTCTTCTTGGCCCAATGCACCATCTTGCCTGTTTTTTAACATCAATTCACATTTTTTGAGTTTGGAGGCAGCTTTGTTCTCAATGCCCCTACTGCAGACACCAGAGGTGAGGTCTGGAAATGTTTTCATCATTTTTCTCCCATTTAGTAGATTCTCACTTACAGCATTATCATGCatctacatctgatgaagagagctgtggctctcgaaagctcatggtacaataaagttggttagtcttaaaggtgctactggactctttgctcttttgctactgcagactaacataactaactcctttggatctaacATTATCATGGTTAAACTATAAATCTCTACaattttcctttctccccaaccACAAACCAGGGGGTgacacaaggcacaatcttaacCCCCATTTATTCAACCTCTgtataaaacctttaggagaaatcattcatagctgtgGATTTGGATGCCTTCAATATGCAGATTACCCCCAGCTTTATATATCACTATCcgaatctcctggtgatgcaatagaggcactgagttgctgcttgacagctgtggtctcCTGGAcgaaaggaaacaaattgaaattgaacccagacaagacagaagtgatgctggctggaaaagcagagatcttgaagaacattggaCTTCCACACTTTGACggagttcatttgacccttggctgactcagttaagaacaGCTAGGACTTATACTGGATCCTGCTCTACTGGTAGAGAAGCaggtaaatgcagctgcaaaaaaaggccttctcccatctcagactagcctggaaggtggccttgacacggctgatctggccacctggattcatgccacggtaACACTGAGACTGGACGAATGCACTCTGCACAGGAAGAggcaactcggagactccagttggtgcagaatgctgccagCATTTACTTCCAGGAGCTAGAGGGAGCTTGCACATCCCTCCCATTCTGCAGcccctccattggcttcccatccgTCACCAGGCTCAGTTCCAAGTCATCATGATTATCATGATTATCACATTCAGGGCAGATTCATTCACCTGAACGGGGCCTTTTGCAGATACCTCCCTGCAGTTGGggtaaatcaacagctgcccacacataggctttctctgtggtggccccgacCGTgtagaatggcttgcctgaggaggccaggaaaacccccgctcttctggctttccacaaatgatacaagactgaattcttcaggagggctttctactcagattgtgGGGctttgtcataagaaatagctcagagagacaCAAGACAGGGACTACAGAccatgctattgggtactgtctgctgatacaCATATTCAGCTACTCAGCAATTTCCAAGTTCCAAAAGGTGTCATGTTAATTGGTTATGCTTTGGTTCAGAAAGTGTTCATCTCTGTGtctggctttatgcttgttttcaaatcttctGCTACCATCTCCTATTACatgtgttcactgaatgtcctgagtgttgatcatactgtattttgctcagtgagaaaagcagataaaaactaactaaataaaataaataaaagtagttGCCTTACTGGTTAACCATATTACCCTTGCACGCATAAAATAAATTTGGAGATAGGGTATGGCATGAACCACTTTTCTTCCAATTATCTTGTGCTGACTTTAAACCGATTCTAGGCTTTTACTTTCCCAAATGAATAGTTCTGCACTGAGAAATTGGAGTAGCGCATCTTTCCAATACTAGATGTGGGGCATGTGTGCAACAGCAGCCCACCTACTCTCAAGGAGGATAGCCAGTGGGTACAACAGCCCTTTTGATCTTACCAAGAAATGCCACACCGTGGTAACGATCCTGCACGAACTTTTCCTGCACCTGAAACAGAAAGGGGGATCCCAGAAAGGGGGGACTGTTAAGAAAAGGAACAGGGATAAGGtacggggtgtgtgtgggggggggtctaaAAAGTTGGAGCAATCCATATGGATTCTGAGGGTATCGTTGATTGTATCTTGTGCCCCAGATAATACCCAGATGAATCCCTCTCACCTGCGGCTCCTGATTCTTGGcatctgcctggctcaggaggaagccttctgccagggccaccgcctgggaactggtctctggcccacattccctgacccagctctccatctcgaggggcaggacagccaggaattgctccaagaccaccaggtccaggatctccttcttgctgtgcctttctggcttcagccactggtggcAAAGACGGTGCAGTCGGCTGCAAGCCTCTCGGGGCCCTTCGGCCTCCTGGTAGCGGAAGTGCCTGAATTGCTGGCGCTGCACATCCGAAGGGGGAaaatcctctcccaggctgcTCTGCATGGTGCCTTCCCACGGTTcccttctgctcccagcctcGGTGGCATCTGGACCTTTCCTTGCTTCTGGACCGACTGAGTCCAGCTCTCCGGTCATCCTTCCGTCCTCTCAAGACAGCCTCCACCAGCACAGCACCAGCGGATCACCCAAACTATAACCTGCTGTAAAGAGAAGGCATTTGCTGGCAATATATATATCCAGACACCTGTATCTAAAGAGGTGACCTGTGAGTTACAAAAGCTCACGGAACAACCCACAATCAAAGGAGCTCATCAAGAAGAAGCTGAATGGAGCACGTGGAGAAGAGCTTCCACACAGCAAACGGGAAGGCTGTGCTCTGCTAAGTCAAAGCATGGCTAAACTATAAAGATTCCAGCAGCATAAAGAAGCATGAGAACATTACATGGTACCAGGAGCGGGGTGCATATTTGCAAAGTGGTTGTTGTGAAGTTAGAAAGATTGAAACAGAAGCAGAGTGAAGCAACTTCTCATCCCAGAGATGCTGGATCTCTCTCATCATGCAAAAGAAAACTGGAGATTTCAACTGCAGTTCATGGAAGCTGTGGAGGAGctggagaagaggaagggggccTGAACCCGCTGATTTGTTTCATATCTTTCCACTAAGTGCACAAACAAGAACTCTCAATATGATAACAAATAGAAAGAGCTTCATATGCCAAGTAAAAATTAGGTTTTTGAAGGATACCATTAAAAGTAAGGAATTGATTGTTGAACAATACCATGAGAGGGGGCTTTCAGTCTCAAAGGTGTTATTCATTTTCATTCAAGGATCTACGCGTGTATACTCTGGTTGGGTTTATTATGCTGGATTTTTAATTAAACACTTTTAATCTTTCATGTCTTCATTATAATGCGCTTTGTAAGCTACCTCAGTCaggttgttgggaggggcagCATAAAAACTGCCTAAAGAAACAAATATATTTGTCCTACGGAAAAGCAAAGCCAGGCAGAGATATTTCAAAGTTcggtttctgatttgggaaacccaaatcCGAGACGTGACTTTGCAGGGCTTGGTGACTCATTCAGAAGGGATCAGGTTGCCCCGGACGTCCACGAATTCAAGAGGAGGGGTGGATTTCTAGAAGCCAAAGTGAGTTACAATGACAACTGAAGCGTGCCAGGTTGCAGACGTCACCCAGAAGATGGATTTGCTGCCAAGGAATAGTTGTGCGTAGTCTGTTGGTAGAATTGTCCCTTCAGTAAGCCAGAGTAGAGTGAAGAGGGGAACCCTCCTAAAATGCAAGTTTGCTATTCCAGAACTGCAATAAAAAACAGGAAAGACGTGTGGGAACATGACTGCACTAAAGCAACACCCGatttatgaaaaaaaaatgttgaggCTGCATCTCTATCTACCCCACACTATGACAGCTTCAGTCATCAGaactgcaggtgccaccttgaaaatgagcaaaatcaacagcaccTGTACAGGTGcattctctggggtggcccctTATTgtagaatggcctacctgaggagatcaggaaagctcccccctcctggctttctgcaaagtatgcaaaactgaattatttaggagggctctCCCCTCAAGCTATTGGCCTGTGCTGGAAGAAAGGGCTCAGAGAGGTGTTCATGAAATGGGCTGGGACtatagactattctactgggttTTGTCTATCAGATGTTGATGTGCAGCTTCCATGTTGATGAACATGTTTGCATTGTTTCTTGATTGTCCCAGCAGTTGAGCATATTGGCTCATAATATGTGATCcccctcgagtctcagtgagaaacatggactataaatgacataaataaaataagatcgATGCCGAAAGAGAGGCCTCTTTACTAGAAGAGCAGGATGCAGAGAAAATACAGCAGAAGGAGTGCATGCCTTAATCCAGGAAGAACTCAGCTCCACCTCTGGTGACGAGGAGCTTCCAGAGAGCACGCAGAACAGCCCTTTGGATGAATGAAGCCCTCTGGTTAATCATCCCCAAAGCCTTTTGCAAAGGAGATATTTTTACAGTACTTACCTCTTTTGCAAAAAGTCCTCAGGCCCTGCCTCATCTCCCCTTCGTCCAATGACACACTGGCCTCGCTCAACACGCAACTGGGACACTGGAAAGGAAGTGACTGTCCCAGGtcagttgcccccccccctttgggccTCTCTAGGAATAGAGTCTCTTTCCCTTTAACCCTTTGATGGACTCTCCTGAAAGCAAAAAAACACCCATTTCTAACTTTGCcctgccgtgaaagccttcaacaatatattttttattcTGTTTGCAGCACACAACCACTTCTGCATGTTTCCTTCCCACAGTtcttttcagaggagttagccatgttagtctgtagtagcaaaatagaaaagaatccagtagcataagcttttaagaatcacagttctcttcttcagatgcatgatgaagagaactgtgattctcaaaagcttatgctacagtaaagttggttagtcttaaaggtgctactggactcttttctacagtTCTTTTCTGCTCTTCATCCTCCCTTCGTCTCCAGACTGCCCACAGCTGGATCAGCAGAAaaacttcctcctctgccagattCTTCGGTAAAGACAAGTACCTGATCTCTGACCTCTTGCAAAGAGAAGACTgctggaaatgtgtgtgtgtgtgtgtgtgtgtgtgtgtgtaagagcaTGTGTTTAAAGACGTGAcccgtgactcacaaaagttcatggaACACCCCAGAATCAAAGATGTTTGTAAAGAAGAAGCTGGACAGAGCACGTGAAGAGGAGCTTCAACATAAGAAGCAGAAAGACTCTGCTCTACTTAATAAAAGCAAAGCTAAACTACAGATTACAGATTCCTGCAGCATAAAGAAGCCCGAGAACATTACATGATACCAGGAGTGAGGTGCATATTTGCAAACTGGTTGTTGTGAAGTCAGAAATAGTAGCCCAGACTCAGAACAGAGCAACTTCCAATCCCAGATATGCAGTGTTTCTCTGATCATACTGGACAACATTTCAACAGCAGTTTGACTTTTCCGGGGAAGCCAGTGGAGCTGCGGAGGAgccagagaagaggaaggggacccTAATTTGGAACCCTGCAGGGCCCCAACCTACTGAGTGGTTTCCAATCTCTCCAAAATTGGTATTTAGATACTATCTTGATATGGGGCTTTCCATCTAGAAAGAGTTATTCCTTCATATATTTGTGTTATTCATTGTCATTCATGGATATATTTTTGCTACTCTGGCTGGGTTTGTTATGCTGGATTTTTATTAATTACTTCTAACCTTTTATGTTTTCATTGCAAAGTGCTTTTTAAGCCACCTCAGTCAGGTTGTCTGGAGCGGCAACATAAAAACTGTCTGAAGAAACAAGTATCTTTGTCGTACAGGAAAGCAAAACCCGGCAGAGATCTTTAAGAGTTCTGTGGCTGATCTGAGAAACCCAAGTCTGATTCGTTCAGAAAGGACCGGATTGTCCCAGGTGTCCATCGATTCGAGTGGAGAGGCGATTTCTGGATGCCAAAGATTTACATCGGCAAAGGCAACTGAAGTGTGCCAGGCTGCAGAAGTCAACCAGAAGACAGCAGATACGTGCAAAAGGAAAAGTTGTGCTGAATTGTACCATCAGTAAGCCATAACAAAGTAAGTACCCACGGATACTCATGCCCCGAGCTCTTCCGCTACTATGGCGGAACCTGacaggcctggagaccaagccctgcgaggaaagactgaggaaccAGAGAACGTTCGGTTTGTGTGCTCTcttgaagtatttaaaaggctgtcgcttaggagagggaagggagctgttcctcttGACAACAGAGAATAAGACTTGAAACAAGGGGTGTAAACTACAGGAGGACAGTTACCGGCTGGACACTCGGAagaacttcttcatgttaagactAATCCAGCAGTGGACCTGGCTGGCTggagatgtggtgggttccccctccttggcagtcttcaaggagcagctggaagaATCCTTGTTGGGGAatctttaggctgttcctacattgggcagggggttgggctagatggtctctcagaggccccttccaattctaggaTTCTATGAACTGCAAGAAGAAACAGGAAGGCCCTGTGGGAACACCACTGCACTACAGCCACACCAGGCTTATAAAAAGAATGATGagtctgcctctcccattatgctcAAGCAAGGCAGCTTTGCTGATCTGAACAGGGGCTTCTGCAGGAgccaccctgaaaatgggcaaaatcaagcaTGCGCagattctctgtggtggtccccaacTTACTGAACTGCCTGTTTGGAGACGTCAAGCAAGCTCCCGCTCTCTTGGCCGTCGCATAAAGTGACAGGGGTTGTTGattatactactgcatactgcgTTTTGCTGCAATTATTACGTAATTATTGAATAGTTGCTCTGCATTGTTAATATATCATTTCAATtcacttatgttttgtttcagcattgtttcaattctgtattggatttctttgTCAAATTACTAttctattgtttattgaatgtcctagccattGAACGTATTGGCTTACAATGTGCAATCCACCTAAAGTCTcagagagagaggcagactatgaatgacataaataaaatcaaataaacagATGCTGAAAAAGAGGCTTCTTTGCTAGAGTTGCAGGCTGCAGCAGGCCCCAGAGAAAATGCCTGCCTCATTCTGGGAAGACTCAGCACTGCCTCTACAGAAGAGGAGCTTCCAGGGAGCAAGGAGAAAAGCCCTTTGGATCAATGGAGCCCTCTAGTTAATAAAGGCAACAGCAGGGAGGCCTTTTGCGAAGGAGGTGTTGTTGCATGACTCACCTCTTTTGCAAGAAGTCCTCAGGCTCTGCCTCCACCCCATTCGCCCATCAACACTAGTAACATAACAAACACAACAAACACTAGTAACATAAAGGAGAACACATGGGACATGGAGTAGGAAGTGACTGTATCTCTGGCATCTCTAGGAATGGAGGCTCCTTCCCTTTAACCCTTCGGTGGACTCTCCAGAAAGCAAAAAGAACCCACTTCTGGCTTGGCCCTGCCAGAGGGGGCATTTGTGAATTGAAATAAAATCACTGTTACTTTGCAGCTCATTTCTTAGAATATAGGCAACACCATAACAGTCATGCACCCATTTCTTTGGGGTGTTGTGACAGCGCAAAAACATGGGGTGCCCACAAATTCAGCATCATATCATGTCCTTAGCCACAGATCACACCACAAAAGTCACCCACCCACCACTTCACAGCCCACCAGGGTGTAAGAATGTGGTTCTAAGGTAGGGGTCCTCAGGATTTTTACATGCAGGCCCCTGCACCCCCAACAGCATATACTATTTCCTTTCCAGGAAAAGAGGGGTTTGAAACTGTTTGGCTTTCAATGGATGCTATGCTATGCCCATTTGATACTGTATCTTTATACAatttactagcaacaaaacccGTTATGGGAACAAAATGCAACAGGCTGTAGAAAGGGTAGGGTGGGCAGACATTGCCtactcctccatgactgatccagGCCGAGTGAagagtggtgggcattgccacctgctccacacctgatacagGACGAGTGAAGGGAGGCGGACATTGCCACATGGCCTCCTCCTGATCCCTCCCGGTTGAaaagggagcgggcattgccacctgctccactcgtgatcccaactgggtgatggtggtgggCAGGAATCATCATTTCCTCCACTCCTGACctcagctggggggagggggaatgggcattgcttcctgctctgcgcctgattacagctgggtaaagggggaggcaagcattgctgcctgttccaagTCTGATCTCAgcggggtgaagggggtgggcattgccatctgctccctgctgagtgaagggaggagcgagcattgcctcctgtgccacgcctgatcctggcaggcAAAGGCGGTGgcaggtattgctacctgctccactcctgatcccagctgggtgaaggggatgcgggtattgctacctgctccacacctgatacaggccaggtgaagggaggtggacattgccacatggcttcctcctgatcccacctggttgaagagggagtaggcattgccacctgctccactcctgatcccagtcaggtgaagagggagcaggcatttcctcctgctctgcgcctgatcccagccaggtgaaggtggcgggtgggcattgccacctgctccactcctgatcccaactgggtgatggtggtgggCGGGAATTGTCATTTCCTCCACTCCTGACCTCAGCTGGGTgacagggaaatgggcattgcttcctgctctgtgcctgattacagctgagtaaaggggggggcaggcattgccgcctattccaagcctgatctcagcagggtgaagggggtgggcattgccacctgctccctgctgagtgaagggaggagcgagcattgcctcctgagccttgcctgatcctgacaggcaaaggcagcagcaggcatttctacctgctctgctcctgatcctagctgggtgaagggggtgtggacaTTGCCACATGGCCTCCTCCTGGTTGAAGAGGGAGCAggcactgccaccagctcatTGACTGATGAAAGGAACTCGGTCGAGAATATAGCTGGCTGGATACATGAATGGCATTATCTCCTGAGAAAGTGGTCACAGAACAGGCAAAAAGCTAGCATCCTGTCGGGATTCATTGGAATGTATTGGATTATCCCCACTTTGTGGTGTGGGATCGATTGGATCGCCCCTACACTTTTGGGTTGTAGTGGAGGAATTAAGGGTGACCATTGGAGTGAAATAGCATGATACATCCCTCTTACTGAAGAATAATAAGCATAGGAAGAAACCTGGAGGGAAACAGGACTGCGCTATTTAAGAGAATTACTCCCTTTATATGGCACTACCACTTTGTCAAATAAAGTACCAAAACTTAGCCTGTACAAGAATATTCATTTCTGTAAAACAGCTTCTTATAACTTTTTGGCGGGTAGCCTGGAAGAACTTTGACCACTCAACTCATGATTCTTTAAAAAACAGACCTCTACATTGAGAGACCCTAAATGGTGGTGGAGGGGATTGGATTGAGAGAAAACGAGGACAATTTTAAATAGTTTGTTTTCCCCCTCTATGCAATTTTTAAAGATTCATACTTAATTAACAGACAAAATTATGGAGAGTATCCAGTTCGATGGTTGTATCCAGTTCCTTTGCAGGCTATTCGAGTATCCAGTTCCAGTATCCAGTTCTTTTGCATGCTATTCAACTTCACTTAAAGTTAAAGGAATCAATTAGTTATGAAGTCATGTTCACTAACACAAGTTATAAGTGCTACCATTCATTTACACACATATATATCAATATAGAATCATACAGTAACCATATATGCATATAAAGGTATATTCATACTTACCTATAAGCTACCAAGATAGTAATATAGTAGATAGTAGTTATATGAATAATGATAGGATGTTATTCACAAAGCCATTTAAAGTAGGATGTTGCAATGAAGCATTGTTCAGGATGTTGTGAGGGGGCATGGTTGGCTCAAGGAAGAGGTCAAATCAACGCCAAAGTATTTATATTGATCAATTTGAGATGAGTTGTCATAATATGAGCACTAACAGCAAATTTCGAGATAGGTCAAAGTGAtccaaagaaaagaaatataGCCTCAATCCCAGAACAGGGAAAGTCCTGAAAAGGTCAACGAGTTATTTTGCAAACTTTGCAAATATGGGACTTTACCTGCCAAAAATGAGACAGAATccaggagatctgattggctgggaGAGGTGGGCAGATGTGCCCAAAAGCGTATAAAGATGGACATGAGAAACACGACGGAGGTAAGAAGGGAACGACTTTCCTCTCCACTTGATCATTTTGCAGGTATGCTGTCCAGAAGGAAAAGGTGAAACTCTCTCTCTTCAATACTGACCTTTTGGATAGGCGAGATACCTTGCTATGCTATGACAACATGCTACATGTATTGCTGTTATGCTATGCTATGACAATATATTTTTGAAGTACTGCTACATTTACTTCTGCTGGccttttattaatagaaataaactgAGGCCTAGATTTTTACTCTAAGTAATTCACATTTTTCCACATGTTATAATTGGGTTTCTTAAAGCTCTTTATTATGTTTTTTGAAGAGGCTTAGTCTGAATAAATTTTATAACCTTACGAACTGGCTGTTTGGTTTCTTTCCTTCTCCTCAGAAGTACCTTCCTAGACCAAACTAGTAAAAGATTCTCTCTCGCAGGCAGGCTTAACTTGGTCATAGAAGGCCAGTTAACAGACAATAAGCTGCACACTGTACAAACTACTTTCCACAGTCGGCACATTAAAGTATTTTCCCCCTGGTATGGACAAGTACGCTGCGTGCTCTGAGCAAAACATTTTCCACAGtccatacatttatatggtttctcaccagtATGGATACGACGATGGATAGTAAGGTCTTTATTTTGAGCAAAGCACTTTCCACCATCCACACTAGGGGTATGTGATTCGAGTTTTGGATTAGGCAAAAGTACCCCAATCccacctgatttgtaaagatttggggttTCCGAAACGGACCCAGCGTGCTGAGGCCATttcagaaaccccgaatcaaagattcccgaagctatttgtatagctttgggaagcttcggattaaggggttaaaatgcccctctccctgctgctgaacagcagcagggagagggacatttaaacccctgatCAGCTGTTTCTCAGGGGTTTCcccgacaagcggctgagtgcagccttcAGAAGttcaaatgtccctttccatgccgctaCACAGCAGCACAGAGAGGGGCATTTCACTTGAAGGAGGGG
Proteins encoded in this window:
- the LOC129328510 gene encoding zinc finger protein 215-like isoform X2, which codes for MTGELDSVGPEARKGPDATEAGSRREPWEGTMQSSLGEDFPPSDVQRQQFRHFRYQEAEGPREACSRLHRLCHQWLKPERHSKKEILDLVVLEQFLAVLPLEMESWVRECGPETSSQAVALAEGFLLSQADAKNQEPQVQEKFVQDRYHGVAFLGGALKPTIYSLSTLCSREKTASVLQDRGPVTFEEVSVHFTEEEWALLDSDQRSLHKEVMEANRQAVASLGKAPLSLYSLWLKAEMAASRKDSLGLFQ
- the LOC129328510 gene encoding neurotrophin receptor-interacting factor homolog isoform X1, which codes for MTGELDSVGPEARKGPDATEAGSRREPWEGTMQSSLGEDFPPSDVQRQQFRHFRYQEAEGPREACSRLHRLCHQWLKPERHSKKEILDLVVLEQFLAVLPLEMESWVRECGPETSSQAVALAEGFLLSQADAKNQEPQVQEKFVQDRYHGVAFLGGALKPTIYSLSTLCSREKTASVLQDRGPVTFEEVSVHFTEEEWALLDSDQRSLHKEVMEANRQAVASLVETVSWRERLQKTGGR